In the Chroococcidiopsis sp. SAG 2025 genome, one interval contains:
- a CDS encoding response regulator, with protein sequence MTTATANPDSDALDLKQLLQTLLEVKKGNFSVRLSSEQTGIAGKIADTLNDIIETNEQMTTELARISTVVGKEGKIYERASISGAKGSWQASVNSVNTLITDLVQPMAETTRVIRAVANGDLSQAIATDIAGNPLQGEFLQTAQIVNKMVGQLNSFASEVTRVARDVGTEGKLGVQADVRGVAGTWKDLTDSVNSMAGNLTAQVRNIAEVTTAVANGDLSKKITVDVRGEILELKNTINTMVDQLNSFASEVTRVAREVGSEGKLGVQAEVKGVAGTWKDLTDSVNFMAGSLTAQVRNIAEVTTAVANGDLSKKITVDVKGEILELKNTINTMVDQLNSFASEVTRVAREVGTEGKLGVQAYVRGVGGTWKDLTDNVNLMAGNLTAQVRNIAEVATAIANGNLSKKITVDVKGEILDLKNTINTMVDQLSSFASEVTRVAREVGTEGKLGGQAQVTGVAGTWKDLTDNVNSMASNLTAQVRGIARVVTSVANGDLKRKLMLDAKGEIETLAETINEMIDTLATFAAQVTTVAREVGIEGKLGGQAKVPGASGTWRDLTDNVNELAANLTTQVRAIAEVATAVTKGDLTRSIAVEALGEVAALKDNINQMIANLRETTQKNTEQDWLKTNLAKFTRMLQGQRDLETVSKLILSELAPLVSAQHGVFYLMESGENHPHYLKLISTYAYRERKHLANRFYLGEGLVGQCALEKERILITEVPSNYIKISSGLGEASPMNAVVLPVLFEGQVTAVIELASFNRFNEIHLTFFDQLTESIAIVLNTIAASMRTEELLKQSQSLAEELQSQQKELTGTNQRLEQQAKSLTASEELLKKQQEQLQQTNAELQEKAELLALQNREVERKNQEIEQARRSLEDKAAQLALSSKYKSEFLANMSHELRTPLNSLLILARLLADNQDRNLTEKQVEYARTIHSSGNDLLELINDILDLAKIESGKMSVDIEPVRFTHLRDNIERTFRQVAGDRQLNFELHFDERLPRTLYTDPKRLQQILKNLLSNAFKFTEAGFVRLNVTPAHSGWSAEQEVLNRAAREAPLGEAGVIAFAVSDTGIGIAPDKQQIVFEAFQQADGTTSRRYGGTGLGLSISREIARLLGGEIQLRSELGRGSTFTLYLPQMVSRTAVESHVVAPALASTNPLPALPTSSPEVVSLVETQISNLLEERAVEDDRDVIQPGDRTLLIIEDDLKFVRILIDAARQQGFKVLVATRGNVGLALAQQFQPTAITLDIRLPIVDGWTVLDRLKHNPDTRHIPVHIISVEETPQRGLKQGAIAYLQKPISNAALLDTLSQIQEFVSRSVKNLLIVERDELQRRSMLDLIEESDIAIQVVETGAAALEALKSGHFDCLVLNLALPDTNGFELIDRLKQEPLLRNLPIIVYTPRQLTSEEEIELQRLSGSSILKEARSPERLLEETTLFLHQTQADLPAPKRLMLEQLQQNDSVLAGKKVLIVDDDMRNIFALTSILERQQMQVLYAENGREGILQIQNNPDIDIVLMDIMMPEMDGYDTIRAIRQIDRLAALPIVALTAKAMQGDREKCLEVGASDYISKPIDTEQLFSLLRVWLQR encoded by the coding sequence ATGACGACTGCCACAGCTAACCCCGATAGCGATGCTCTCGACCTCAAGCAACTCCTGCAAACATTACTAGAAGTTAAGAAGGGTAATTTCTCCGTTCGACTCTCCAGCGAACAAACAGGTATTGCTGGGAAAATAGCGGATACCCTCAACGACATTATTGAGACAAACGAGCAGATGACAACCGAGCTAGCACGAATTAGCACGGTAGTTGGCAAAGAGGGCAAAATTTACGAGCGAGCATCGATCAGCGGAGCAAAAGGGTCTTGGCAAGCGAGTGTCAATTCAGTTAATACCTTAATTACCGATCTAGTGCAGCCGATGGCAGAAACAACTCGCGTGATTCGGGCAGTAGCTAATGGCGATTTGTCACAGGCGATTGCTACAGACATTGCCGGAAACCCTTTACAGGGCGAGTTTTTGCAAACAGCGCAAATTGTAAATAAGATGGTCGGTCAACTGAACTCGTTTGCCTCAGAAGTGACGCGGGTGGCGCGAGATGTGGGAACCGAAGGAAAATTGGGCGTACAAGCAGACGTGCGCGGTGTGGCAGGGACTTGGAAAGATTTAACCGATAGCGTCAACTCAATGGCAGGCAACCTGACAGCACAGGTACGCAACATTGCCGAAGTCACTACAGCCGTAGCAAATGGCGACTTATCCAAAAAAATTACGGTAGATGTAAGGGGTGAAATTCTAGAGTTGAAAAACACGATCAATACAATGGTCGATCAGCTCAACTCGTTTGCCTCAGAGGTGACGCGGGTAGCGCGGGAGGTGGGTTCTGAAGGCAAGTTAGGCGTACAGGCAGAGGTGAAAGGTGTTGCGGGAACTTGGAAAGATCTGACTGATAGCGTCAACTTTATGGCAGGTAGCTTGACAGCACAGGTACGAAATATTGCCGAAGTCACTACAGCCGTAGCGAATGGCGACTTATCCAAAAAAATTACGGTAGACGTAAAGGGTGAAATTTTAGAGTTAAAAAACACCATCAATACAATGGTGGATCAGCTCAACTCATTTGCCTCAGAAGTGACGCGGGTGGCGCGGGAAGTCGGTACGGAAGGAAAATTAGGGGTACAAGCATACGTGCGGGGTGTCGGTGGTACTTGGAAAGATTTGACCGACAACGTTAATTTGATGGCAGGCAACTTGACAGCACAAGTACGAAACATTGCCGAAGTTGCCACGGCGATCGCCAATGGTAATTTGTCTAAAAAGATTACCGTAGACGTAAAGGGCGAAATTTTAGATTTGAAAAACACCATCAATACAATGGTGGATCAACTTAGTTCCTTTGCTTCTGAAGTGACGCGGGTAGCGCGGGAAGTCGGTACGGAAGGGAAATTAGGCGGACAGGCACAAGTCACGGGTGTAGCGGGAACCTGGAAAGATTTAACCGACAACGTGAACTCGATGGCAAGCAACCTTACGGCACAGGTGCGAGGCATTGCGAGGGTTGTCACCTCGGTAGCGAATGGCGATCTCAAGCGCAAGCTCATGTTGGATGCCAAGGGCGAAATTGAAACGCTTGCCGAGACAATTAACGAAATGATCGATACCCTGGCAACGTTTGCCGCACAGGTAACGACAGTGGCGCGAGAAGTCGGAATCGAAGGAAAACTCGGCGGACAAGCAAAAGTCCCAGGTGCTTCAGGGACTTGGCGCGATTTAACCGACAACGTGAACGAACTAGCAGCAAATTTAACTACACAGGTAAGAGCGATCGCGGAAGTGGCAACGGCTGTAACCAAAGGCGATTTAACGCGATCGATCGCCGTTGAAGCTTTAGGAGAAGTTGCTGCCCTTAAAGATAATATCAACCAAATGATCGCCAATCTGCGCGAAACAACGCAGAAAAATACCGAGCAAGACTGGCTGAAGACCAACCTTGCCAAATTCACGCGGATGTTGCAAGGACAGCGCGATTTAGAAACTGTGTCCAAGCTGATTTTGTCAGAGTTAGCGCCTCTGGTTTCGGCGCAGCATGGTGTCTTCTACTTAATGGAAAGCGGTGAGAACCACCCGCATTACCTAAAATTAATTAGCACTTATGCCTATCGAGAACGCAAACATTTAGCCAATCGCTTTTATTTGGGTGAGGGATTGGTAGGACAATGTGCATTGGAAAAAGAACGCATTTTAATTACTGAAGTACCATCGAACTATATTAAAATTAGTTCTGGTTTAGGAGAGGCATCACCCATGAATGCGGTCGTTTTGCCCGTGTTATTTGAAGGGCAAGTTACGGCTGTCATCGAGTTAGCTTCTTTTAATCGTTTTAATGAAATTCACCTCACGTTCTTCGATCAATTAACTGAAAGTATTGCGATCGTACTCAACACGATCGCTGCTAGTATGCGGACTGAAGAACTATTGAAACAATCGCAGTCTTTAGCGGAAGAATTACAATCTCAACAAAAAGAACTAACGGGTACTAACCAGCGATTAGAACAACAAGCAAAATCGCTGACAGCCTCAGAAGAATTGCTCAAAAAGCAACAAGAGCAATTGCAACAAACCAATGCCGAATTACAAGAAAAAGCCGAACTATTGGCATTACAAAATCGCGAAGTCGAACGGAAAAATCAAGAAATCGAACAAGCACGGCGATCGCTAGAAGACAAAGCCGCACAACTCGCCTTAAGTTCTAAATATAAGTCTGAGTTCTTGGCGAATATGTCGCATGAATTGCGCACGCCTCTCAACAGTTTGCTAATTTTGGCACGCCTATTAGCTGATAATCAAGACCGAAATCTTACCGAGAAACAAGTAGAATACGCTCGAACAATTCACTCGTCTGGCAACGATTTATTAGAATTAATTAACGATATTCTCGACCTTGCCAAAATCGAGTCGGGCAAAATGTCTGTAGATATCGAACCAGTCAGATTTACTCATTTGCGCGACAACATAGAGCGGACATTTCGTCAAGTCGCAGGCGATCGCCAACTCAATTTTGAATTGCACTTTGACGAGCGATTGCCTCGTACGCTTTATACCGACCCCAAACGCTTGCAGCAAATATTGAAAAATTTACTCTCCAATGCCTTCAAATTTACTGAAGCTGGTTTTGTGCGCTTAAACGTTACCCCAGCACATTCAGGTTGGAGTGCGGAACAAGAAGTTCTCAACCGTGCCGCTAGAGAAGCACCGCTAGGAGAAGCAGGTGTTATTGCTTTCGCAGTCAGCGATACAGGCATTGGCATTGCACCGGACAAACAGCAAATTGTTTTTGAAGCATTTCAGCAGGCAGATGGTACGACCTCTCGCCGTTATGGTGGGACGGGGTTAGGTTTATCAATTAGCCGCGAAATCGCTCGCTTGTTGGGTGGGGAAATTCAGCTGAGGAGCGAACTCGGTCGGGGTAGTACATTCACGCTCTACTTACCGCAAATGGTAAGTCGGACGGCTGTTGAATCGCATGTTGTTGCCCCAGCGTTAGCTTCAACTAACCCTCTACCTGCGCTCCCAACTTCTTCGCCTGAAGTCGTGTCGCTCGTTGAAACTCAGATCTCGAATCTATTGGAGGAAAGAGCAGTTGAGGACGATCGCGATGTCATTCAACCAGGCGATCGCACGCTACTGATTATCGAAGACGATCTCAAATTCGTGCGCATATTAATAGATGCAGCCCGTCAACAAGGCTTTAAGGTGTTAGTTGCCACGCGAGGTAATGTCGGTTTAGCACTAGCACAGCAATTTCAACCCACGGCAATCACGCTCGATATTCGCTTGCCAATCGTCGATGGCTGGACGGTACTCGATCGCCTCAAGCACAATCCCGATACCCGTCACATTCCCGTACATATCATCTCTGTTGAAGAAACACCGCAACGGGGATTAAAACAAGGTGCGATCGCTTACCTGCAAAAACCAATCAGCAACGCTGCATTATTAGATACGCTGTCTCAGATTCAAGAATTTGTCAGTCGCTCCGTGAAAAACTTGTTAATCGTCGAGCGCGACGAATTGCAGCGTCGTAGTATGCTCGACTTGATTGAGGAAAGCGATATTGCAATTCAAGTAGTAGAAACAGGTGCAGCCGCACTAGAAGCTCTCAAATCAGGTCATTTTGACTGTTTAGTCTTGAATCTAGCCTTGCCGGACACCAACGGATTTGAATTGATCGATCGGCTCAAGCAAGAACCATTACTCAGAAATCTACCCATCATTGTTTATACTCCCAGGCAGCTCACTTCTGAAGAAGAAATCGAACTACAACGCCTGTCAGGTAGCTCGATTCTCAAAGAGGCGCGATCGCCTGAACGCTTGCTGGAGGAAACGACGTTATTTTTACATCAAACGCAAGCCGATCTGCCTGCACCCAAGCGGTTGATGTTAGAGCAGTTGCAGCAAAACGATTCCGTCCTGGCAGGCAAGAAAGTCTTGATTGTCGATGATGATATGCGAAATATTTTCGCACTCACCAGCATCTTAGAACGCCAGCAGATGCAAGTTTTATACGCAGAGAACGGTCGAGAAGGTATTCTTCAGATTCAAAACAATCCAGATATTGACATTGTATTAATGGACATTATGATGCCAGAAATGGATGGGTATGACACGATCCGAGCTATACGGCAGATCGATCGATTAGCAGCACTGCCGATTGTGGCGCTGACAGCTAAGGCAATGCAAGGTGATCGCGAAAAGTGCCTTGAAGTCGGAGCTTCCGATTACATTTCTAAACCAATCGATACAGAGCAACTATTCTCGCTACTAAGAGTGTGGCTACAGCGCTAA
- a CDS encoding HAS-barrel domain-containing protein, which produces MRLPLPQFTTGDRHPSYIAEVIETSTTEFLAQCLEPEDLSFPVMPPFGSWVKSADDESGNQVYGVVYYATTMPIDSIHRARALGLSLMELREQQPQIFAMLKTEFRAAIIGFEPAKASKRAQREVYQYLPPRPPQIHQAVYCCQPEDVILFSDRLDFLRTLLQVQGAPVEALTAAAIREVYQLRKADRQWLVQAGRTLSTLLKDDYDRLRYILSQIHP; this is translated from the coding sequence ATGCGTCTTCCCCTACCTCAATTTACGACAGGCGATCGCCATCCCAGCTACATAGCCGAAGTGATCGAAACTTCGACAACGGAATTTTTAGCTCAATGCCTGGAACCAGAAGATTTGAGCTTTCCAGTGATGCCTCCTTTTGGTAGTTGGGTAAAGTCTGCGGATGATGAATCGGGAAATCAAGTTTATGGGGTCGTTTATTACGCTACTACCATGCCGATCGACTCTATCCATCGGGCAAGGGCTTTAGGATTATCTCTCATGGAGTTGCGCGAACAGCAGCCGCAAATTTTCGCCATGCTCAAAACTGAATTTCGCGCTGCCATTATCGGCTTTGAGCCAGCCAAAGCCTCAAAACGCGCTCAACGCGAAGTCTATCAATACCTTCCCCCTCGTCCGCCGCAAATTCACCAAGCGGTCTATTGCTGTCAGCCAGAAGATGTCATTTTATTTAGCGATCGCCTAGATTTTTTACGTACTCTGTTACAAGTTCAGGGTGCGCCTGTAGAAGCTTTAACCGCTGCCGCGATTCGAGAGGTCTATCAGTTACGGAAAGCTGACCGACAATGGTTAGTCCAAGCCGGACGCACCCTCAGCACCCTCCTCAAAGACGACTACGATCGCTTGCGCTACATTTTGAGTCAAATACATCCTTAG
- a CDS encoding NAD(P)H dehydrogenase subunit NdhS produces the protein MILPGATVRVKNPNDTYYGYQGLVQRITDGKVAVLFEGGNWDKLITFNQSELEAVEVTRKKGK, from the coding sequence ATGATTCTGCCAGGAGCAACTGTGCGCGTTAAGAATCCTAATGATACTTACTACGGTTATCAAGGGCTGGTGCAGAGAATTACTGATGGTAAAGTCGCTGTGTTGTTTGAAGGTGGTAACTGGGATAAGCTCATTACATTCAATCAATCAGAATTAGAAGCAGTCGAAGTGACTCGGAAAAAAGGAAAATAG
- the rodA gene encoding rod shape-determining protein RodA, with protein MLLKRFIFSVPWKLLLAPWQQVDWWLLALTVGTTIFGSISIRSAELNQGITDWWQHWLFGGVGLALAFFLSLCRYDFLLRWHWLTYAFTNISLIAVMLAGISAKGAQRWISVAGFNLQPSEFAKVGMIITLAALLQSRSAGKIPSVLRALLVTAVPWVLVFAQPDLGTSLVFGAITLGMLYWGNVNPGWLILLISPIVAVVLFNVYLPAWCIWAVAMGAIALATMPWRWLSAVGAIGINFLAGELGHILWGLLKDYQKDRIILFLDPEKDPLGGGYHLIQSRIAIGSGQLWGQGLYQGTQTQLNFIPEQHTDFIFSAVGEEWGFIGCLVLLFIFWLICLRLVLIAQSAKDDFGSLLVIGVFSMIVFQVIVNISMTIGLAPVTGIPLPWMSYGRSALLTNWIAIGIVQSVANHRPKRKGRGT; from the coding sequence ATGCTGTTAAAAAGATTCATATTTTCTGTTCCTTGGAAATTACTGCTTGCCCCTTGGCAGCAGGTAGACTGGTGGCTGTTAGCGCTGACTGTAGGCACCACAATATTTGGTAGTATTTCCATTCGTAGTGCAGAGTTAAACCAAGGAATTACCGATTGGTGGCAGCATTGGCTGTTTGGTGGCGTGGGATTGGCATTGGCTTTCTTTCTATCGCTTTGTCGCTACGATTTTCTCCTGCGCTGGCACTGGCTGACTTATGCTTTCACGAACATATCTCTGATTGCGGTCATGCTAGCTGGAATCAGCGCCAAAGGCGCTCAACGCTGGATTAGTGTTGCTGGGTTTAATCTTCAACCCTCAGAATTTGCCAAAGTTGGGATGATTATCACCTTAGCAGCATTACTACAATCCCGTAGTGCGGGAAAAATTCCTAGCGTGCTTCGAGCTTTGTTAGTTACAGCTGTGCCTTGGGTTTTAGTATTCGCACAGCCAGATTTGGGGACATCTTTGGTTTTTGGGGCAATAACTCTCGGAATGCTCTATTGGGGTAATGTCAATCCTGGTTGGCTGATCCTGTTAATTTCCCCCATCGTGGCAGTTGTCTTATTTAATGTCTATTTACCAGCCTGGTGTATTTGGGCAGTAGCAATGGGAGCGATCGCGCTGGCGACTATGCCTTGGCGATGGTTGTCGGCAGTTGGAGCGATTGGAATTAACTTTCTGGCAGGAGAACTAGGACACATTCTCTGGGGATTGCTCAAAGACTATCAAAAAGACCGCATCATTTTATTTCTCGACCCAGAAAAAGACCCCCTGGGCGGCGGTTATCATTTAATTCAATCGCGAATTGCTATTGGTTCTGGGCAATTATGGGGACAAGGACTTTACCAAGGCACGCAAACCCAACTCAATTTCATTCCCGAACAGCATACGGACTTTATCTTTTCAGCAGTAGGCGAAGAATGGGGCTTTATTGGTTGCCTTGTTTTGTTATTTATCTTTTGGTTGATTTGCTTGCGATTGGTACTCATTGCCCAAAGTGCGAAAGATGATTTTGGTTCCCTCCTCGTCATCGGCGTATTTTCCATGATTGTGTTCCAAGTCATTGTCAATATCAGCATGACAATTGGGCTTGCGCCCGTCACGGGAATTCCCTTACCCTGGATGAGTTACGGGCGATCGGCACTGCTGACTAATTGGATTGCGATCGGCATCGTGCAATCCGTCGCCAACCATCGTCCAAAGAGAAAGGGACGAGGAACGTAG
- a CDS encoding Mrp/NBP35 family ATP-binding protein: protein MLDTLSTSSVLEVLRPVQDPELRKSLVELNMIRNVKIDNGKVSFTLVLTTPACPLREFIVEDCQKAVKQLPGVTEVAVDVTAETPQQKSLPDRTGIAGVKNILAISSGKGGVGKSTVAVNVAVALAQSGAKVGLLDADIYGPNAPTMLGLEQAQVAVRQGEKGDVLDPVFNHGVKLVSMGFLIDKDQPVIWRGPMLNGIIRQFLYQVQWGELDYLIVDMPPGTGDAQLTLTQAVPMAGAVIVTTPQNVALLDSRKGLRMFQQMQVPVLGIVENMSYFIPPDAPDKHYDIFGSGGGEKTAKELGVPLLGCIPLEISLRQGGDRGIPIVVAEPESASAKALMAVAMAIAGKVSVAALT from the coding sequence ATGCTCGATACCCTTAGTACCAGCTCTGTATTAGAAGTTTTGCGCCCCGTGCAAGATCCGGAACTCCGCAAAAGCCTAGTAGAACTGAACATGATCCGCAACGTCAAAATTGACAATGGCAAAGTCAGCTTCACTTTGGTTTTGACAACTCCAGCTTGCCCGTTACGAGAATTTATTGTTGAAGACTGCCAGAAAGCTGTCAAGCAGCTACCAGGAGTCACCGAAGTTGCGGTAGACGTAACAGCAGAAACACCGCAACAGAAAAGTTTACCCGATCGCACGGGAATTGCTGGAGTGAAAAATATTTTGGCAATTTCTAGCGGTAAAGGTGGTGTGGGTAAAAGTACTGTCGCAGTCAACGTTGCCGTTGCTTTAGCACAATCGGGGGCAAAAGTAGGATTGTTGGATGCAGACATTTATGGTCCTAACGCGCCTACTATGCTGGGACTAGAACAAGCACAGGTAGCAGTACGCCAAGGCGAGAAAGGGGACGTTCTCGATCCGGTTTTCAATCACGGTGTGAAGTTAGTTTCGATGGGTTTTCTGATTGACAAAGACCAGCCCGTAATCTGGCGGGGACCTATGCTCAATGGGATTATTCGCCAATTTCTCTATCAAGTCCAGTGGGGAGAATTGGATTATCTGATCGTAGACATGCCACCTGGAACCGGAGACGCTCAACTCACATTAACGCAAGCCGTACCGATGGCGGGTGCGGTGATTGTCACGACACCCCAAAATGTAGCGTTGTTAGATTCTCGCAAAGGCTTGCGGATGTTCCAACAGATGCAAGTTCCAGTATTGGGAATCGTGGAAAACATGAGCTACTTTATTCCCCCCGACGCGCCAGATAAGCACTACGACATTTTTGGTTCTGGTGGTGGGGAAAAAACCGCTAAAGAACTAGGCGTACCCTTGTTAGGCTGCATTCCGTTAGAAATTTCCCTGCGTCAAGGAGGCGATCGCGGTATTCCCATTGTTGTTGCTGAGCCTGAATCTGCCTCTGCTAAAGCTTTAATGGCAGTAGCAATGGCGATCGCGGGTAAAGTCTCGGTAGCAGCATTAACTTAG
- a CDS encoding YdcF family protein, with protein sequence MFLYLSKLLPLFLYPLGIACVLLVVGLVLLLWGKKTRGAAIAIALALVILLVGGNSWAARSFARSLEWQMLPLNTVPTADAIVVLGGVTRTSTPPRPTVEVNEGGDRLLYAAYLYQQSKAPVIILSGGQIEWYGNDSAEATDMSALLKNMGVPESAIVQEPNSRNTYENAVNVRQILTQRGIRQIVLVTSAMHMPRSLSIFKRLGIAAIPAPTDFQVSTQEFQELASSPEAKLLSLLPDASSLFLFTQTLKEYIGIVIYWLRGWL encoded by the coding sequence ATGTTTCTTTACTTGTCGAAACTGCTACCACTATTTCTCTACCCGTTGGGAATAGCCTGCGTGCTTTTGGTGGTGGGGTTAGTGCTGTTGTTGTGGGGTAAAAAAACGCGCGGGGCGGCGATCGCAATTGCCCTTGCTCTCGTAATTTTATTGGTAGGGGGTAATAGCTGGGCTGCTCGTTCTTTCGCGCGATCGCTAGAGTGGCAAATGCTGCCACTCAATACCGTACCAACTGCCGATGCGATCGTGGTTTTGGGTGGTGTCACCAGAACGTCAACACCACCACGCCCGACTGTAGAGGTGAACGAAGGCGGCGATCGCCTCCTCTATGCTGCTTATCTCTATCAGCAGAGTAAAGCACCTGTAATAATTCTCAGTGGAGGACAAATTGAGTGGTACGGAAATGATTCTGCTGAAGCAACTGATATGTCAGCGTTATTGAAGAACATGGGCGTACCAGAATCGGCAATAGTTCAGGAACCCAACTCTCGCAATACTTACGAAAATGCAGTTAACGTGCGTCAAATTCTAACACAGCGAGGTATTCGCCAGATTGTATTGGTCACTTCAGCAATGCATATGCCGCGATCGCTGTCAATCTTCAAACGTTTAGGAATAGCAGCTATTCCCGCTCCCACTGATTTTCAAGTGTCTACTCAAGAGTTTCAAGAGCTAGCGAGTTCGCCCGAAGCTAAATTACTGAGTTTGTTACCAGACGCTAGCAGTTTATTTTTATTTACTCAAACTCTCAAAGAATACATCGGAATAGTCATTTACTGGCTGCGCGGCTGGTTGTAA
- a CDS encoding AAA family ATPase: protein MTAASIPASIQQMMQPGFYPHPVQEPIQLIQTHISYVLLTGEYAYKVKKPMNFGFLNYSTLEARKHFCQEELRLNQRGAAELYLEVLPITKTEQQYHLGGTGEPVEYVLKMRQFPQDMLLINMFSQERIDEKLMVDLGRVVAQYHEKAATNDYIRSFGEVAQVRQAFDENYEQSEKYIGKAQTQNQFDETKAYTDKFFTEKESLFKSRMAGNFIRECHGDLYMQNICLWHDKILLFDCIEFNEPFRFVDVMYDVAFAVMDFEARGRKDLGNIFLNTYLEQTGDWDGLQVYPLYLSRQAYVRAKVNSFLLDDPGVPAAVKEESAKTAANYYRQAWEYTKPRQGKLILMSGLSGAGKSTVGKQLARQLGAIHVRSDAVRKHLAGIPLEQRGGDEIYTAEWHQKTYQRLLDLGLLLAGEGFTVILDAKYDRTALRQEAIAQAESRQIPLQIFHCTAPVEVLRQRLQQRTGDIADATVDLLESQQATAEPFTDTEKPYVTTIDTTKPFEGVRSEE from the coding sequence ATGACAGCAGCTTCAATTCCCGCTTCGATTCAACAAATGATGCAACCTGGATTTTACCCTCATCCAGTGCAAGAACCCATTCAACTGATTCAGACGCATATTTCTTACGTGTTATTAACTGGAGAGTATGCTTATAAAGTGAAAAAGCCGATGAATTTTGGTTTTTTAAACTATTCAACGCTGGAAGCAAGAAAGCATTTTTGTCAAGAAGAATTACGATTAAATCAAAGAGGCGCAGCTGAACTTTACTTGGAAGTCTTACCCATTACTAAAACCGAACAGCAATACCATCTAGGAGGTACGGGAGAGCCTGTAGAATACGTGTTAAAAATGCGTCAATTTCCCCAGGATATGTTGTTAATTAACATGTTTTCTCAGGAGAGAATTGACGAAAAGCTGATGGTTGACTTAGGGAGAGTTGTAGCGCAGTATCACGAGAAAGCTGCAACTAACGACTATATTCGTAGCTTTGGAGAAGTAGCTCAAGTTCGTCAAGCTTTTGACGAGAACTACGAGCAATCAGAAAAATATATTGGCAAAGCACAGACACAAAATCAGTTTGACGAAACAAAAGCGTATACAGATAAGTTTTTTACCGAAAAAGAGTCATTATTTAAAAGCCGCATGGCAGGTAACTTTATCCGCGAATGCCATGGCGATTTATACATGCAAAATATTTGTTTATGGCATGACAAAATTTTATTATTTGACTGCATTGAATTTAACGAGCCATTTCGATTTGTAGACGTAATGTATGACGTAGCGTTTGCCGTGATGGATTTTGAGGCAAGGGGGCGCAAAGACTTAGGAAATATCTTTTTAAATACGTATTTGGAGCAAACAGGCGATTGGGATGGATTGCAAGTCTATCCTTTATATCTCAGCCGTCAAGCATACGTGCGCGCCAAAGTCAATTCATTTTTGTTGGACGATCCAGGCGTACCCGCAGCTGTAAAGGAAGAGTCGGCAAAAACAGCAGCAAACTACTATCGCCAAGCTTGGGAATATACCAAACCCCGTCAAGGAAAGTTAATTCTCATGTCTGGGCTATCGGGTGCGGGTAAGAGTACGGTAGGGAAGCAACTAGCACGACAACTAGGGGCAATTCACGTTCGTTCTGATGCCGTTCGCAAACATTTAGCCGGAATTCCTTTAGAACAGCGCGGCGGCGATGAAATTTATACTGCTGAATGGCATCAAAAAACCTATCAAAGGCTTTTAGATTTAGGGCTGTTGTTAGCAGGTGAGGGTTTTACAGTCATTTTAGATGCCAAATACGATCGCACCGCTTTACGTCAAGAGGCGATCGCCCAAGCAGAATCGCGTCAAATTCCCCTCCAAATTTTTCACTGTACCGCACCAGTGGAAGTCTTACGTCAGCGACTGCAACAGCGCACCGGAGACATTGCCGATGCTACCGTTGACTTATTAGAGTCCCAACAAGCCACCGCCGAGCCTTTCACTGACACCGAAAAGCCCTACGTTACCACGATTGATACGACAAAGCCTTTTGAAGGGGTGAGGAGTGAGGAGTGA
- a CDS encoding 50S ribosomal protein L25/general stress protein Ctc — translation MELTVECQKRPEGSQPNALRRGGMIPANLYGHKGTEAISLVMNAKTAETMLKKASVNNTIIDLNITDIPWRGKTLVREVQSHPYKGNLYHISFFAVAAQDSVDVEVPLHFVGDAVGVKQESGIVDTLATSLQIRCNPDSIPEAIEINISNLHVGDSLYVRELVLPSGVTVLGDTEQAVVTILSPQKTTAAAVEELEAEAGTESASDSDAEAE, via the coding sequence ATGGAACTTACAGTTGAGTGTCAAAAACGCCCGGAGGGAAGTCAACCCAATGCTTTACGTCGTGGTGGCATGATTCCGGCAAACCTTTACGGACATAAAGGTACGGAAGCAATTTCTCTAGTCATGAATGCTAAAACAGCAGAAACAATGCTGAAAAAGGCTTCTGTCAACAACACCATCATCGATCTAAACATTACCGATATTCCTTGGCGTGGTAAAACTCTAGTACGGGAAGTACAATCTCATCCCTATAAGGGAAATCTCTACCACATCAGCTTCTTTGCCGTTGCAGCGCAAGATTCTGTGGATGTAGAAGTACCTCTACATTTTGTTGGCGATGCAGTAGGCGTAAAGCAAGAAAGCGGAATTGTCGATACGCTGGCAACCAGCTTGCAGATTCGTTGCAATCCCGATAGTATCCCAGAGGCGATCGAGATTAATATCTCTAACCTGCACGTAGGCGATAGCTTGTACGTTCGCGAACTAGTTTTACCGTCAGGGGTAACAGTTTTAGGCGACACAGAACAAGCCGTTGTGACTATTTTGTCACCGCAGAAGACAACCGCAGCTGCGGTAGAAGAGTTGGAAGCAGAGGCAGGAACGGAATCTGCATCAGATTCTGATGCAGAAGCAGAATAA